One genomic segment of Thalassospiraceae bacterium LMO-SO8 includes these proteins:
- a CDS encoding aspartate dehydrogenase, producing MQNTKNTPLRVAMGGLGAVGLPVVEWLDSREEPGLELVAVSAGDKERAVGRLAHLKTPPQVMELADLAAVADVVVECAPPEHFLDVCGPAVEQGRILVPLSVSQLLHHMDLVDRARETGATIVVPTGALVGLDTVRAAAEGNLRSVVMRTHKPPAGFQKARWVREQGIDLMGLTAPKKLFEGSVRDAADKFPANVNVAVALGLAGLGVDETRYEVWADPTITRNTHWITVESDIVRVEMNIAGEPTAENPATGKIVPLSMIATLRGLVSPLRVGT from the coding sequence TTGCAAAACACCAAGAATACCCCCCTGCGGGTCGCCATGGGCGGCCTGGGCGCCGTCGGTCTGCCGGTGGTGGAATGGCTTGATTCCCGGGAAGAACCGGGCCTGGAACTGGTCGCCGTGTCGGCCGGCGACAAGGAACGGGCGGTCGGCCGTCTGGCTCATCTGAAGACGCCGCCCCAGGTGATGGAACTGGCCGATCTGGCCGCCGTCGCCGACGTGGTGGTCGAATGTGCGCCGCCGGAACATTTTCTCGACGTCTGCGGCCCGGCCGTGGAACAGGGCCGCATCCTGGTGCCGCTTTCGGTCAGCCAGCTTCTTCATCACATGGATCTGGTCGACCGGGCCCGCGAAACCGGCGCCACCATCGTCGTGCCGACGGGGGCCCTGGTCGGCCTGGACACCGTGCGCGCCGCCGCCGAAGGCAATCTGCGGTCGGTCGTCATGCGCACCCACAAGCCGCCCGCAGGCTTCCAGAAGGCCCGCTGGGTGCGGGAGCAGGGCATCGACCTGATGGGGCTGACCGCGCCGAAAAAGCTGTTCGAAGGTTCGGTCCGCGACGCCGCCGACAAATTCCCCGCCAACGTCAATGTGGCGGTCGCCCTGGGCCTGGCGGGGCTGGGCGTCGATGAAACGCGCTACGAGGTCTGGGCCGATCCGACGATCACCCGCAACACCCATTGGATCACCGTTGAATCCGATATCGTGCGGGTCGAAATGAACATCGCCGGGGAGCCGACGGCGGAAAACCCCGCGACGGGCAAGATCGTGCCGCTCAGCATGATCGCGACCCTGCGGGGGCTGGTCAGCCCGCTCCGGGTCGGGACCTGA